A genomic window from Solanum dulcamara chromosome 11, daSolDulc1.2, whole genome shotgun sequence includes:
- the LOC129874629 gene encoding uncharacterized protein LOC129874629 codes for MPHQIQGQNGQQGMWMYQCVHCKKNFPSSQAIAGHTKGHFRDGWVKGTPQSKVFVLFSEYQQQQGSITDSTIPEKQIFSAATSDTDLTDAHRLPKGDVQNSRCPAARPPSPASSSRQPRIPRHHLRLRDLKILARLRARLTREEQEVILRLLDSAMEQAKQCKKNTEAEVIPNRNSEAAAAIGTTDKDTNDTTEESDDESKNM; via the exons ATGCCTCATCAGATTCAG GGACAAAATGGGCAGCAGGGTATGTGGATGTACCAATGCGTTCATTGTAAAAAAAACTTTCCTTCAAGCCAAGCCATAGCAGGCCATACAAAGGGTCATTTCAGGGATGGCTGGGTTAAAGGAACCCCCCAAAGCAAAGTATTTGTGCTATTTTCTGAGTATCAACAGCAGCAGGGTTCTATTACTGACTCAACAATTCCCGAGAAACAGATTTTTTCTGCAGCAACATCTGACACTGACTTAACAGATGCTCATCGATTGCCAAAAGGTGATGTACAAAATTCCAGATGCCCGGCCGCACGACCTCCATCTCCAGCTTCGTCTAGCAGACAACCACGAATCCCTAGGCATCATTTGAGGCTTCGTGATCTGAAGATACTAGCTAGGCTCAGGGCTCGTCTTACCAGAGAGGAGCAAGAAGTCATTTTGCGTCTTCTTGATAGTGCTATGGAACAG GCAAAACAATGCAAGAAGAACACTGAGGCGGAGGTGATCCCAAATAGAAACTCAGAAGCAGCAGCCGCGATTGGAACTACCGACAAAGATACCAATGACACCACTGAGGAATCGGATGATGAGTCCAAAAATATGTGA